The following coding sequences lie in one Pelecanus crispus isolate bPelCri1 chromosome 9, bPelCri1.pri, whole genome shotgun sequence genomic window:
- the PIK3CB gene encoding phosphatidylinositol 4,5-bisphosphate 3-kinase catalytic subunit beta isoform isoform X1 translates to MPPAVTDSLDIWAVDSQVGADGSISVDFLLPTGIYINLDVPRDATISHIKQLLWKQAHTYPLFHLLMEIDSYMFSCVNQTAVHEELEDETRRLCDVRPFLPVLKLVTRNCDPGEKLDSKIGVLIGKGLHEFDALQDPEVNDFRAKMRRISEEKIQSLVGLSWMDWLKHTYPPEQEPVIPESFQDKLYSGNLVVAVHFDNCQDVFSFQVSPNMNPIKLNELAIRKRLTIHGKEDEEVDPADYVLQVSGRLEYVFGDHPLIQFQYIRNCVMNRTLPQLTLVECCTIKKMCEQEMIAIEAAINRKSYNLPLPLPPKKTRTTTSVWDISNPFKIILLKGNKLNTEENAKVHVRAGLFHGTELLCKTIVSTEISGRSDHVWNEVLEFEINVCDLPRMARLCFAVYAVMDKMKTKKSTKAINPSKYQTIRKAGKVHYPVAWVNTMVFDYKGQLKNGELVLHSWSSFPDELEEMLNPMGTVQTNPYTENATALHIRFQEYSKQPINYPPFDKILEKAAEIARSSDNAAMAGRGGKKFYIVLKEIMERDPLSQLCENEMDLIWTLRYDCRENFPQSLPKLLLSLKWNKLEDVAQLQALLQIWPKLLPREALELLDFNYPDQYVREYAVGCLKQMSDEELSQYLLQLVQVLKYEPFLDCALSRFLLERALANRRIGQMLFWHLRSEVHIPAVSVQFGLILEAYCRGSVAHMKVLAKQVEALNKMKTLNSLIKLNAMKQSKAKGKDAMHTCLKQNAYREALSDLQSPLNPSVILSELHIEKCRYMDSKMKPLWIVYNNKMFGGDLVGIIFKNGDDLRQDMLTIQILRLMDVLWKEAGLDLRILPYGCLATGDHSGLIEAVSSSETIADIQLNSSNVAAAAAFNKDALLNWLKEYNLGDDLDRAIEEFTLSCAGYCVATYVLGIGDRHSDNIMVRKNGQLFHIDFGHILGNFKSKFGIKRERVPFILTYDFIHVIQQGKTGNTEKFGRFRQYCEEAYLILRKHGNLFITLFALMLTAGLPELTSVKDIQYLKDSLALGKSEEEALKQFKQKFDEALRESWTTKVNWMAHTVRKDYRS, encoded by the exons ctgtTATGGAAGCAGGCACATACCTATCCACTCTTTCATCTCCTCATGGAGATTGACTCTTACATGTTCTCATGTGTGAATCAGACTGCTGTACATGAAGAGTTAGAGGATGAAACACGGAGACTTTGTGATGTTAGACCCTTTCTTCCTGTCCTTAAACTAGTGACAAGAAATTGTGATCCAGGAGAAAAGTTGGATTCGAAAATCGGTGTCCTTATTGGGAAAG GTCTCCATGAGTTTGATGCCTTACAAGATCCTGAAGTGAACGATTTCCGAGCTAAAATGCGGAGAATCAGTGAGGAAAAGATTCAGTCGCTTGTGGGTCTCTCCTGGATGGACTGGTTGAAGCACACTTACCCACCAGAACAGGAACCTGTTATCCCAGAGAGCTTCCAAGATAAGCTCTATAGTGGAAACCTTGTAGTGGCTGTTCATTTTGATAACTGCCAG GATGTGTTTAGTTTTCAGGTGTCTCCTAACATGAATCCCATCAAGCTGAATGAGCTGGCAATCCGAAAACGTTTGACTATCCAtggaaaagaagatgaagaagtTGATCCTGCTGACTATGTGCTGCAAGTTAGCGGAAGGCTAGAATATGTTTTTGGTGATCACCCACTAATTCAGTTTCAG TATATACGCAACTGCGTGATGAACAGGACTCTTCCTCAGCTGACTCTCGTTGAGTGTTGCACCATAAAGAAAATGTGCGAGCAAGAGATGATTGCCATAGAAGCTGCCATAAACCGAAAATCGTAcaaccttcctcttcccttgccaccaaaaaaaacaagaacaacaact AGTGTATGGGATATTTCCAACCCTTTCAAGATTATTCTATTAAAGGGTAATAAactaaatacagaagaaaatgccaAA GTTCATGTTAGAGCTGGCCTTTTCCATGGTACAGAGCTCCTTTGTAAAACCATTGTAAGCACAGAAATATCTGGGAGAAGTGACCACGTTTGGAATGAAGTACTAGAGTTTGAAATAAATGTCTGTGATCTACCAAGAATGGCAAGGCTCTGCTTTGCAGTTTATGCTGTGATGGATAAGATGAAAACTAAAAAGTCAACCAAGGCAATAAATCCTTCTAAATACCAAACCAttaggaaagcaggaaaagtg CATTATCCTGTAGCCTGGGTAAATACCATGGTATTTGACTATAAAGGACAGCTGAAGAATGGAGAACTGGTACTGCACAGCTGGTCATCATTTCCTG ATGAACTTGAAGAAATGTTGAATCCAATGGGAACTGTCCAGACTAACCCTTACACTGAAAATGCAACAGCTTTGCACATTAGATTTCAAGAATATTCAAAGCAGCCTATTAATTACCCTCCCTTTGATAAG ATACTTGAAAAGGCAGCTGAGATTGCAAGAAGCAGTGACAATGCTGCAATGGCG GGTCGAGGTGGTAAGAAGTTTTATATTGTGCTAAAAGAAATAATGGAAAGAGATCCTTTATCTCAactctgtgaaaatgaaatggatCTTATTTGGACTTTGCGATATGACTGTCGTGAAAATTTTCCACAGTCGTTGCCAAAACTGCTGCTGTCTTTAAAATGGAACAAACTTGAAGATGTGGCTCAG cttcagGCTCTCCTTCAGATATGGCCGAAGCTGCTGCCTAGAGAAGCATTAGAATTGTTGGATTTCAATTATCCAGACCAGTACGTCAGAGAATATGCAGTGGGTTGTTTAAAGCAAATGAG TGATGAAGAGCTCTCTCAGTATCTTCTTCAACTTGTACAAGTCCTGAAATATGAACCTTTTCTTGACTGTGCACTCTCCAGATTTCTATTAGAGAGAGCACTCGCTAATAGGAGAATAGGACAGATGTTGTTTTGGCATCTAAG GTCAGAGGTTCACATACCTGCTGTTTCAGTACAGTTTGGTTTGATACTTGAAGCTTACTGCCGAGGAAGTGTTGCTCATATGAAAGTGCTTGCTAAACAG GTGGAAGCCCTTAATAAAATGAAGACTTTAAATAGTCTAATTAAGCTGAATGCcatgaagcaaagcaaagcaaaaggaaaagatgcaaTGCATACGtgtttgaaacaaaatgcttaCAGAGAAGCGCTTTCTGACCTCCAGTCTCCTCTGAATCCTTCTGTTATACTTTCAGAACTACA taTTGAGAAGTGTAGATATATGGATTCTAAAATGAAGCCTCTGTGGATAGTATACAACAATAAAATGTTTGGAGGAGATCTTGTAGGGATCATCTTTAAAAATGGTGATG ATCTCCGACAGGACATGTTGACGATCCAGATCTTGCGTTTGATGGACGTACTTTGGAAAGAAGCTGGTCTGGATCTCCG gaTATTGCCATATGGCTGTTTAGCAACTGGAGATCACTCTGGCCTTATTGAGGCTGTTTCTAGTTCAGAAACCATTGCGGACATTCAGTTAAATAGTAGcaatgttgctgctgctgctgccttcaaCAAAGATGCTCTCTTAAACTGGCTGAAGGAATACAATTTAGG AGATGACTTGGATCGAGCCATTGAAGAATTTACTCTGTCTTGTGCTGGCTACTGTGTAGCTACTTACGTATTGGGGATTGGTGACAGACACAGTGACAATATCATGGTCAGAAAAAATGGTCAG ctgtttcATATAGATTTTGGGCATATTCTTGGAAACTTCAAGTCCAAGTTTGGAATTAAAAGGGAACGGGTACCTTTCATACTCACCTATGATTTCATTCATGTTATTCAACAAGGAAAAACAGGGAACACTGAAAAATTTGGTCG GTTCCGCCAGTATTGTGAAGAAGCATACTTGATTCTGCGAAAACACGGAAACCTATTTATTACACTCTTTGCACTGATGTTAACTGCAGGGCTTCCAGAGCTAACCTCTGTCAAGGACATCCAGTATCTCAAG GACTCTCTCGCCTTAGGGAAGAGTGAGGAAGAAGCACTAAAACAATTTAAGCAAAAGTTTGATGAAGCACTCCGGGAAAGTTGGACTACTAAAGTGAACTGGATGGCTCACACTGTTCGAAAAGATTACAGGTCCTAG
- the PIK3CB gene encoding phosphatidylinositol 4,5-bisphosphate 3-kinase catalytic subunit beta isoform isoform X2, which produces MPPAVTDSLDIWAVDSQVGADGSISVDFLLPTGIYINLDVPRDATISHIKQLLWKQAHTYPLFHLLMEIDSYMFSCVNQTAVHEELEDETRRLCDVRPFLPVLKLVTRNCDPGEKLDSKIGVLIGKGLHEFDALQDPEVNDFRAKMRRISEEKIQSLVGLSWMDWLKHTYPPEQEPVIPESFQDKLYSGNLVVAVHFDNCQDVFSFQVSPNMNPIKLNELAIRKRLTIHGKEDEEVDPADYVLQVSGRLEYVFGDHPLIQFQYIRNCVMNRTLPQLTLVECCTIKKMCEQEMIAIEAAINRKSYNLPLPLPPKKTRTTTSVWDISNPFKIILLKGNKLNTEENAKVHVRAGLFHGTELLCKTIVSTEISGRSDHVWNEVLEFEINVCDLPRMARLCFAVYAVMDKMKTKKSTKAINPSKYQTIRKAGKVHYPVAWVNTMVFDYKGQLKNGELVLHSWSSFPDELEEMLNPMGTVQTNPYTENATALHIRFQEYSKQPINYPPFDKGRGGKKFYIVLKEIMERDPLSQLCENEMDLIWTLRYDCRENFPQSLPKLLLSLKWNKLEDVAQLQALLQIWPKLLPREALELLDFNYPDQYVREYAVGCLKQMSDEELSQYLLQLVQVLKYEPFLDCALSRFLLERALANRRIGQMLFWHLRSEVHIPAVSVQFGLILEAYCRGSVAHMKVLAKQVEALNKMKTLNSLIKLNAMKQSKAKGKDAMHTCLKQNAYREALSDLQSPLNPSVILSELHIEKCRYMDSKMKPLWIVYNNKMFGGDLVGIIFKNGDDLRQDMLTIQILRLMDVLWKEAGLDLRILPYGCLATGDHSGLIEAVSSSETIADIQLNSSNVAAAAAFNKDALLNWLKEYNLGDDLDRAIEEFTLSCAGYCVATYVLGIGDRHSDNIMVRKNGQLFHIDFGHILGNFKSKFGIKRERVPFILTYDFIHVIQQGKTGNTEKFGRFRQYCEEAYLILRKHGNLFITLFALMLTAGLPELTSVKDIQYLKDSLALGKSEEEALKQFKQKFDEALRESWTTKVNWMAHTVRKDYRS; this is translated from the exons ctgtTATGGAAGCAGGCACATACCTATCCACTCTTTCATCTCCTCATGGAGATTGACTCTTACATGTTCTCATGTGTGAATCAGACTGCTGTACATGAAGAGTTAGAGGATGAAACACGGAGACTTTGTGATGTTAGACCCTTTCTTCCTGTCCTTAAACTAGTGACAAGAAATTGTGATCCAGGAGAAAAGTTGGATTCGAAAATCGGTGTCCTTATTGGGAAAG GTCTCCATGAGTTTGATGCCTTACAAGATCCTGAAGTGAACGATTTCCGAGCTAAAATGCGGAGAATCAGTGAGGAAAAGATTCAGTCGCTTGTGGGTCTCTCCTGGATGGACTGGTTGAAGCACACTTACCCACCAGAACAGGAACCTGTTATCCCAGAGAGCTTCCAAGATAAGCTCTATAGTGGAAACCTTGTAGTGGCTGTTCATTTTGATAACTGCCAG GATGTGTTTAGTTTTCAGGTGTCTCCTAACATGAATCCCATCAAGCTGAATGAGCTGGCAATCCGAAAACGTTTGACTATCCAtggaaaagaagatgaagaagtTGATCCTGCTGACTATGTGCTGCAAGTTAGCGGAAGGCTAGAATATGTTTTTGGTGATCACCCACTAATTCAGTTTCAG TATATACGCAACTGCGTGATGAACAGGACTCTTCCTCAGCTGACTCTCGTTGAGTGTTGCACCATAAAGAAAATGTGCGAGCAAGAGATGATTGCCATAGAAGCTGCCATAAACCGAAAATCGTAcaaccttcctcttcccttgccaccaaaaaaaacaagaacaacaact AGTGTATGGGATATTTCCAACCCTTTCAAGATTATTCTATTAAAGGGTAATAAactaaatacagaagaaaatgccaAA GTTCATGTTAGAGCTGGCCTTTTCCATGGTACAGAGCTCCTTTGTAAAACCATTGTAAGCACAGAAATATCTGGGAGAAGTGACCACGTTTGGAATGAAGTACTAGAGTTTGAAATAAATGTCTGTGATCTACCAAGAATGGCAAGGCTCTGCTTTGCAGTTTATGCTGTGATGGATAAGATGAAAACTAAAAAGTCAACCAAGGCAATAAATCCTTCTAAATACCAAACCAttaggaaagcaggaaaagtg CATTATCCTGTAGCCTGGGTAAATACCATGGTATTTGACTATAAAGGACAGCTGAAGAATGGAGAACTGGTACTGCACAGCTGGTCATCATTTCCTG ATGAACTTGAAGAAATGTTGAATCCAATGGGAACTGTCCAGACTAACCCTTACACTGAAAATGCAACAGCTTTGCACATTAGATTTCAAGAATATTCAAAGCAGCCTATTAATTACCCTCCCTTTGATAAG GGTCGAGGTGGTAAGAAGTTTTATATTGTGCTAAAAGAAATAATGGAAAGAGATCCTTTATCTCAactctgtgaaaatgaaatggatCTTATTTGGACTTTGCGATATGACTGTCGTGAAAATTTTCCACAGTCGTTGCCAAAACTGCTGCTGTCTTTAAAATGGAACAAACTTGAAGATGTGGCTCAG cttcagGCTCTCCTTCAGATATGGCCGAAGCTGCTGCCTAGAGAAGCATTAGAATTGTTGGATTTCAATTATCCAGACCAGTACGTCAGAGAATATGCAGTGGGTTGTTTAAAGCAAATGAG TGATGAAGAGCTCTCTCAGTATCTTCTTCAACTTGTACAAGTCCTGAAATATGAACCTTTTCTTGACTGTGCACTCTCCAGATTTCTATTAGAGAGAGCACTCGCTAATAGGAGAATAGGACAGATGTTGTTTTGGCATCTAAG GTCAGAGGTTCACATACCTGCTGTTTCAGTACAGTTTGGTTTGATACTTGAAGCTTACTGCCGAGGAAGTGTTGCTCATATGAAAGTGCTTGCTAAACAG GTGGAAGCCCTTAATAAAATGAAGACTTTAAATAGTCTAATTAAGCTGAATGCcatgaagcaaagcaaagcaaaaggaaaagatgcaaTGCATACGtgtttgaaacaaaatgcttaCAGAGAAGCGCTTTCTGACCTCCAGTCTCCTCTGAATCCTTCTGTTATACTTTCAGAACTACA taTTGAGAAGTGTAGATATATGGATTCTAAAATGAAGCCTCTGTGGATAGTATACAACAATAAAATGTTTGGAGGAGATCTTGTAGGGATCATCTTTAAAAATGGTGATG ATCTCCGACAGGACATGTTGACGATCCAGATCTTGCGTTTGATGGACGTACTTTGGAAAGAAGCTGGTCTGGATCTCCG gaTATTGCCATATGGCTGTTTAGCAACTGGAGATCACTCTGGCCTTATTGAGGCTGTTTCTAGTTCAGAAACCATTGCGGACATTCAGTTAAATAGTAGcaatgttgctgctgctgctgccttcaaCAAAGATGCTCTCTTAAACTGGCTGAAGGAATACAATTTAGG AGATGACTTGGATCGAGCCATTGAAGAATTTACTCTGTCTTGTGCTGGCTACTGTGTAGCTACTTACGTATTGGGGATTGGTGACAGACACAGTGACAATATCATGGTCAGAAAAAATGGTCAG ctgtttcATATAGATTTTGGGCATATTCTTGGAAACTTCAAGTCCAAGTTTGGAATTAAAAGGGAACGGGTACCTTTCATACTCACCTATGATTTCATTCATGTTATTCAACAAGGAAAAACAGGGAACACTGAAAAATTTGGTCG GTTCCGCCAGTATTGTGAAGAAGCATACTTGATTCTGCGAAAACACGGAAACCTATTTATTACACTCTTTGCACTGATGTTAACTGCAGGGCTTCCAGAGCTAACCTCTGTCAAGGACATCCAGTATCTCAAG GACTCTCTCGCCTTAGGGAAGAGTGAGGAAGAAGCACTAAAACAATTTAAGCAAAAGTTTGATGAAGCACTCCGGGAAAGTTGGACTACTAAAGTGAACTGGATGGCTCACACTGTTCGAAAAGATTACAGGTCCTAG